From one Leishmania panamensis strain MHOM/PA/94/PSC-1 chromosome 9 sequence genomic stretch:
- a CDS encoding hypothetical protein (TriTrypDB/GeneDB-style sysID: LpmP.09.0810), whose amino-acid sequence MASPALPTPSPSEPAASSSSPHAIAPAGVLRLERFLESVLKQNLDAVLSQRDELYATVAQCAQLRWLMDDMQALSRYHSFIEASTAAEAAAAVPLSASSPAANGAANGSPPLMSRRAQVDAYKPPQKNKILVDLGHHFYTPGVVKDSGIVYMNIGCGVVMPMSLDEAREFLRKKESVVRRMILNKSKEVLRIKYRIRLVTEAIARLNERHIGL is encoded by the coding sequence ATGGCCTCCCCGGCTCTCCCTACCCCGTCGCCGTCTGAGCCAGCagcatcatcgtcgtcgccgcacgcCATCGCTCCCGCtggggtgctgcgcctgGAGCGCTTCCTGGAGTCCGTCCTCAAGCAGAACCTCGATGCTGTCCTGTCGCAGCGCGATGAGCTATACGCGACCGTTGCGCAGTGTGCCCAGCTGCGGTGGTTGATGGATGACATGCAGGCTCTTTCCCGCTACCATTCTTTCATTGAGGCATCCACTGCCGCcgaagcggcggcagccgtgcCGCTCTCTGCGTCTTCGCCTGCAGCTAACGGGGCAGCCAACGGATCGCCACCACTGATGAGCAGGCGTGCGCAGGTGGATGCCTACAAGCCGCCTCAGAAAAACAAAATCTTGGTTGACCTCGGCCACCACTTCTACACGCCGGGCGTCGTCAAAGACTCAGGCATTGTGTACATGAACATCGGATGTGGTGTTGTGATGCCCATGTCCCTTGATGAGGCTCGCGAGTTCCTGCGGAAGAAGGAGTCGGTGGTGCGTCGGATGATCCTGAACAAGTCCAAGGAGGTGCTGAGGATCAAGTACCGCATCCGGCTGGTGACGGAGGCCATCGCACGGCTGAACGAGCGACATATTGGACTATAA
- a CDS encoding hypothetical protein (TriTrypDB/GeneDB-style sysID: LpmP.09.0820) yields MASFLPPQRQLSHISRRQPGWIPPSATAGKTSLLIVFAAAFFLALGSATAAEGQQQQQPLKATAAGASSHVSNSLCPRCPLCSRPGTPMKDWLKYCHTTTGYIFSLFSWGKSTLTGTQRTGGSIREQRQLYPLELPFATDDAVRRQCMRDLQDLLLARVRGQPQVVIPLLDVLRHKLAYPREPVVVHLAGDNGVGKSHTARLVSEALSLRCALDRDVCDAGDNLLIISGTGFDGLSVAEARQRIVGQIIAHVARYPHGVVLIDDLTAMDPVLVSVLAPLFGRASHFPEQLARSSSATAASVRHTTAKPLQTAHQWMKVFGRDGGGGSAKEGNDRKGEAAAGIDGAPPAASEMTSSISRSGQPPPPPLSQLLVFITTDFGRQGRTVGKSRAEIEAMIQHDFADLYGSLLPAYTRTFVYFPFTPAMAEDVVRSAVTNLPCALGERLIASSTISDEAVAFLVQQHRQLWSGKENGHALRRLIEDEIVSQLVAYWETHEEQKAFERLRVRFELDEASMRVLLRTPHASTTTALPPSSALSSTEARAHVRDGVNNEGEEEPSDL; encoded by the coding sequence ATGGCCTCGtttctgccgccgcagcgtcaACTGTCGCATATCTCCAGACGCCAACCTGGCTGgatccctccctctgctaCGGCCGGCAAGACTTCTCTCCTTATCGTGTTTGCCGCTGCCTTCTTCCTTGCTCTGGgcagtgccaccgcagcagaggggcaacagcagcagcagccattGAAGGCCACCGCGGCAGGGGCATCGTCGCACGTGTCGAACTCACTgtgccctcgctgcccactgtGCTCGCGGCCGGGGACACCAATGAAGGACTGGCTGAAGTACtgccacaccaccaccgggTATatattttctctcttctcctggGGGAAGTCTACGCTGACAGGGACACAGCGCACCGGAGGCTCGATTCGCGAGCAACGGCAGCTCTACCCACTGGAGCTCCCATTCGCGACCGACGATGCCGTGCGTCGGCAGTGCATGCGCGATCTGCAGGATCTTCTTCTCGCTCGTGTGCGAGGCCAGCCGCAGGTCGTCATTCCGCTGCTCGATGTGCTTCGGCACAAGCTCGCCTACCCGCGCGAGCCAGTTGTGGTGCACCTTGCTGGGGATAACGGCGTCGGCAAGAGCCACACGGCGCGACTTGTGTCGGAGGCGCTCTCGCTGCGGTGTGCACTGGACCGCGACGTGTGTGACGCTGGTGACAACCTGCTGATCATTTCTGGCACCGGTTTCGACGGCCTCTCGGTGGCTGAGGCGCGCCAGCGCATCGTCGGGCAGATCATCGCTCACGTCGCGCGCTACCCACACGGGGTGGTGCTGATCGACGATCTGACTGCCATGGACCCTGTCCTTGTCAGCGTTCTGGCACCTCTGTTCGGCAGGGCCTCTCATTTCCCTGAGCAGCTCGCTCGCTCCTCTAGCGCCACAGCCGCAAGTGTGAGGCACACGACGGCCAAgccgctgcagacggcgCACCAGTGGATGAAGGTCTTCGGCCGAGATGGGGGCGGGGGCTCGGCGAAGGAGGGCAACGAtaggaaaggagaggcagcCGCTGGGATAGacggtgcgccgcctgcgGCATCAGAAATGACGAGCTCCATCTCTCGCAGCGGacaaccgccgccgccgccactttCACAACTGCTTGTGTTCATTACAACCGACTTTGGGCGACAGGGCCGCACCGTCGGCAAGTCGCGCGCCGAGATCGAGGCGATGATACAGCACGACTTTGCAGACCTCTACggctctcttctccccgccTACACCCGCACCTTCGTCTACTTCCCCTTCACCCCGGCAATGGCTGAAGACgtcgtgcgcagcgccgtcacaAACCTTCCCTGTGCGCTCGGCGAGCGCCTGATCGCTTCCAGCACGATTAGCGATGAGGCTGTCGCCTTCCTCGTTCAACAGCATCGCCAGCTGTGGTCCGGGAAGGAGAACGGCCATGCCCTTCGACGGCTGATCGAGGACGAGATCGTCTCGCAGCTCGTTGCGTACTGGGAGACGCACGAGGAGCAGAAGGCCTTCGAGCGGCTGCGGGTCCGCTTTGAGTTGGATGAGGCAAGCATGCGCGTACTGCTGCGTACACCGCATGCATCGACGACCACAGCGCTACCGCCTTCGTCTGCGCTCTCGTCGACTGAAGCGCGTGCGCATGTCCGTGACGGAGTCAACAAtgaaggcgaggaggagcccAGCGACCTATAG
- a CDS encoding DEAD/DEAH box helicase-like protein (TriTrypDB/GeneDB-style sysID: LpmP.09.0830): MAGAPARLATVGCGCSAAALASSLSCVQNSNMRIAGGSSSSLAFSSLSWSPHRCQVRTLIVPRQLKAYGGTFSQSIGERVSHAASHQVLQSLSPSRAARSPLLAKPVKTKTLDSFAGMLVSPALQGALADMGVSTPSPIQQTAIEAVLQHKNTVIAAPHGEGKTLAYLLPLYQNMVKDRDVYRIPLRERRPRMLLLAPTKELVEQLQAVCARLDAATGLTSASFTSRKRSKYHLSRLLKNTMVDVLVMDPKLILRLLRTRRLFIEDLRYFAVDEADAMMSSLHDHDAMQLLMKVQKRNQFKYLWPVQTQYIFITAYMTRKLEYIVGRKISDPVTCMFRQQMHRPQARLRHRFYAIRREPEKFTVLLHLLRKNGHVPLPVDTDIAEVDVHTRPRKLSGSLAEWHEAVQRHAWKEQQVQQKNADNSEAVTDEVVDVDETGIEAADGPSAAVPSARPSATVSSATGHDYIHDAYARYTLECVRPLHWEHLTTVAAPFTCPIARTVFAEGRRTIVFFRNIDATTALFHQLRSAGFAVSLLHASLPYKVRKEMYADFASGRTNILCATDLAARGLDLHVDVVINFDVPTNALTYLSRCGRAARMGREGQVLNLYKKHQGVIISAIKAFLKNNLPMEGLTNYKPDMMQPRYAEWRTHKINALARSYVSLITRKTIPAHLERTYVHHNATWRPVFHPQKTGIHGGVAPRQQQKLMDRVMEQAVWFRRGQLARRKGGRAKFGSRTMKRGVWNDIGGIASREIVNEAQNPSPAGPNFGPPSGPPE; the protein is encoded by the coding sequence ATGGCGGGGGCTCCGGCGCGGCTCGCCACTGTTGGATGCGGCTGCTCGGCTGCCGCCCTcgcgtcctctctctcttgtgtgcaGAACTCCAACATGAGAATCgctggaggcagcagcagcagtctcGCCTTTTCGTCTCTGTCGTGGTCTCCGCACCGGTGTCAAGTGCGCACCTTGATTGTGCCACGTCAGCTGAAGGCGTACGGGGGCACCTTCAGTCAGTCAATTGGCGAGCGCGTCAGCCACGCTGCGAGTCATCAGGTGCTGCAGagtctctccccctcgcgcGCCGCAAGGTCGCCGCTCCTTGCCAAGCCCGTTAAGACAAAGACGTTGGACAGCTTTGCCGGCATGCTGGTCAGTCCGGCGTTGCAAGGGGCTCTCGCTGACATGGGCGTCTCAACGCCATCGCCGATTCAGCAGACCGCCATCgaggccgtgctgcagcacaagAACACTGTCATCGCCGCCCCGCATGGGGAAGGCAAGACGCTGGCCTACCTGTTGCCTCTCTACCAGAACATGGTGAAGGACCGCGACGTGTACAGGATCccgctgcgcgagcgccgccCCCGCATGCTCTTGCTCGCGCCGACGaaggagctggtggagcagctACAGGCAGTGTGCGCGCGGTTGGATGCTGCGACAGGCCTGACCTCTGCGAGCTTCACGTCTCGCAAGCGCTCCAAGTACCACTTGTCACGGTTACTGAAGAACACCATGGTGGACGTACTCGTCATGGACCCGAAGCTCATCCTCCGACTCCTACGTACACGTCGCCTCTTTATCGAAGACCTCCGCTACTTCGCCGTGGACGAGGCGGATGCGATGATGAGCTCCCTGCACGACCACGACGCTATGCAGCTGCTCATGAAAGTGCAGAAGCGCAACCAATTCAAGTACCTCTGGCCTGTGCAGACGCAGTACATCTTCATTACCGCCTACATGACGCGCAAGCTGGAGTACATCGTCGGCCGCAAGATCAGCGATCCAGTGACGTGCATGTTCCGGCAGCAGATGCACCGCCCGcaggcgcggctgcgtcacCGCTTCTACGCCATTCGCCGTGAGCCGGAGAAGTTCACAGTACTCCTGCACCTTCTTCGCAAGAACGGGCATGTGCCGCTCCCAGTTGACACAGACATTGCTGAGGTTGACGTGCATACGCGCCCACGCAAGCTCTCCGGATCGCTGGCCGAATGGCATgaagcggtgcagcgacacgcgtggaaagagcagcaggtTCAGCAGAAGAACGCTGACAACAGCGAGGCCGTCACCGATGAAGTCGTAGACGTTGATGAGACAGGGATCGAGGCCGCAGACGGCCCCTCTGCAGCCGTGCCTTCGGCGCGCCCCTCCGCCACAGTGAGCTCGGCGACAGGGCACGACTACATCCACGACGCGTACGCGCGCTACACCCTCGAGTGTGTGCGTCCGCTTCACTGGGAGCACCTGACCACCGTCGCGGCACCCTTCACATGCCCCATTGCCCGTACCGTCTTCGCTGAGGGCCGCCGCACCATCGTTTTCTTCCGCAACATCGACGCGACGACAGCCTTGTTTcaccagctgcgcagcgctggctttgccgtgtcgctgctgcatgcCTCACTGCCCTACAAGGTGCGCAAGGAGATGTACGCCGACTTCGCCTCTGGGCGCACGAACATACTTTGTGCAACGGACCTTGCCGCGCGGGGGCTGGACCTTCACGTCGACGTGGTCATCAACTTCGACGTTCCGACGAACGCGCTCACGTACCTCAGCCGCTGCGGTCGAGCGGCGCGCATGGGGCGAGAGGGGCAGGTGCTGAACCTCTACAAGAAGCACCAGGGCGTCATCATATCCGCCATCAAGGCGTTCCTGAAGAACAACCTACCAATGGAGGGACTCACCAATTACAAGCCCGACATGATGCAGCCGCGCTACGCCGAGTGGCGCACCCACAAAATCAATGCGCTGGCCCGCTCGTACGTCTCTCTCATCACGCGCAAGACCATCCCAGCACATCTGGAGCGCACGTACGTGCACCACAACGCGACATGGCGGCCAGTCTTTCATCCGCAGAAGACCGGTATCCATGGCGGTGtcgcgccgcggcagcagcagaagctaATGGACCGCGTCATGGAACAGGCTGTGTGGTTCCGACGAGGGCAGCTGGCACGGCGCAAGGGCGGCCGCGCTAAATTCGGCAGTCGCACCATGAAGCGCGGCGTGTGGAACGATATCGGCGGCATTGCGTCGCGGGAAATTGTGAACGAGGCGCAGAACCCGTCACCAGCGGGGCCGAACTTTGGGCCGCCCAGTGGTCCTCCAGAGTAA
- a CDS encoding hypothetical protein (TriTrypDB/GeneDB-style sysID: LpmP.09.0840), whose protein sequence is MSARKFVTEYVARHLDGLTVLASLSDRPTTTTTESCGSSAAAKPVICTHNGSFHCDEAMACGLLRHVPEYREAVILRTRDPKEIDACDIVVDVGAVYDADRNRYDHHQASFHGTMTTPKKMYKTRLSSAGLVYRHFGRQIIRQYVEAALQPLSRVRETVLSMARWSESRTSLSDAELDALEDALYANFVEEVDGIDNGVECWGLADPAVGTLVPNYKQDTNLSRRIGKLQAFWNEPENGNVVAENANFAVAVEMAVTEFFEALTYLAFSWLPARTIVEAAFQRRHEFDESGKIMVFKDTKMCPWKDHLLELEAETHCVGAVLYVVFSDGKGWRVQAVPKTSTSFENRKPLPYRGLRDDELSAACGIKGGVFVHVSGFIGGMKTLDGAMALAKQALVVVD, encoded by the coding sequence ATGAGCGCGCGCAAGTTCGTTACTGAGTACGTCGCGCGCCACCTGGACGGGCTGACGGTGCTGGCGTCCCTTTCGGACCGacctaccaccaccaccaccgagaGCTGCGgtagcagcgccgctgcaaaGCCCGTCATCTGCACCCACAACGGCAGCTTCCACTGTGACGAGGCAATGGCATGCGGTCTTCTCCGCCACGTGCCCGAGTACCGCGAGGCTGTCATCCTGCGCACACGCGACCCGAAGGAAATTGACGCCTGTGACATTGTTGTGGACGTCGGCGCCGTCTACGACGCCGACAGGAACCGCTATGACCACCATCAGGCCAGCTTCCACGGGACCATGACGACGCCGAAGAAGATGTACAAGACgcgtctctcctctgctggcCTCGTGTACAGGCACTTTGGTCGCCAGATCATCCGCCAGTACGTCGAGGCAGCGTTGCAGCCACTCTCGCGGGTGCGCGAGACGGTGCTGAGCATGGCGAGGTGGTCGGAGAGCCGCACAAGCCTCTCGGACGCAGAACTCGATGCCCTCGAGGACGCCCTCTACGCTAActttgtggaggaggtggatggCATCGACAACGGGGTCGAGTGCTGGGGTCTTGCCGACCCAGCCGTCGGAACTCTCGTGCCCAACTACAAGCAAGACACGAACCTGTCGCGGCGCATTGGGAAGCTGCAGGCGTTCTGGAACGAGCCAGAGAACGGCAACGTCGTCGCGGAGAACGCGAACTTTGCTGTGGCAGTGGAGATGGCGGTAACGGAGTTCTTCGAGGCGCTCACGTACCTCGCCTTCAGCTGGCTCCCGGCCCGCACCATCGTCGAGGCTGCCtttcagcgccgccacgagTTTGACGAGAGCGGCAAGATAATGGTATTCAAGGACACAAAGATGTGCCCGTGGAAGGACCACCTTTTGGAACTGGAGGCAGAGACCCACTGTGTTGGCGCCGTACTCTACGTGGTCTTCTCCGACGGCAAAGGCTGGCGCGTGCAGGCGGTCCCCAAGACGAGCACGAGCTTTGAAAATCGAAAGCCGCTGCCGTACCGCGGTCTGCGTGACGATGAGCTGAGCGCCGCCTGTGGCATCAAAGGCGGCGTCTTTGTGCATGTCTCTGGCTTTATCGGGGGCATGAAGACGCTCGACGGTGCCATGGCACTGGCGAAGCAGGCGCTAGTGGTGGTGGATTAG
- a CDS encoding ras family protein-like protein (TriTrypDB/GeneDB-style sysID: LpmP.09.0850) — translation MLKRQRIPSLPFSLLNKTSLRHPLTVEAPFHVHPRMPFLLVMPAASAAPPHLPASLDYPRIKLLAIGDVGVGKSCLIKRYCEGRFVTKYIPTIGIDFGIRKVEVDKAAVLQQRSSGPSSSSSSSAAAAQCGINSCGGGASSAIPTDVRVNFWDGSGDDDYREIRNEFYEAAQGVLLMYDARNAQSFSALQSWWEELCAYCQGMPAAESGGGGDGRGPASPGNAVAAGAGGKRMSVLNAVTSSTAAGKAVGRTDGKAPVVVLCANKVDDTAVPGAAAPRPRAVSEEQGRAWAREHGCAAYYETSASTGKNVKEAIEDLVVRMVAKFM, via the coding sequence ATGCTGAAGCGACAGAGaattccctctctcccattctctcttctcaaCAAGACCAGCCTTCGGCATCCACTCACTGTAGAGGCTCCCTTCCACGTACACCCGCGCATGCCATTCCTCCTAGTAATGCctgctgcctccgctgcccctccccacctccccgcCTCGCTGGACTACCCGCGCATCAAGCTGCTTGCCATTGGCGACGTCGGCGTAGGCAAGAGCTGTCTGATCAAGCGCTACTGTGAGGGCCGGTTTGTTACGAAGTACATCCCCACCATCGGCATCGACTTCGGCATCAGAAAGGTGGAAGTGGacaaagcagcagtgctgcagcagcgcagtagcgggccatcatcatcatcatcatcatcggcggcagcggcacagtgCGGCATCAacagctgcggtggcggcgcctcctcagccATTCCCACAGACGTGCGGGTGAACTTCTGGGACGGCTCTGGCGATGACGACTATCGCGAAATCCGCAACGAATTCTACGAAGCTGCCCAGGGCGTGCTGCTCATGTACGATGCGCGTAACGCGCAGAGCTTTTCTGCCCTACAAAGCTGGTGGGAGGAGCTCTGCGCGTACTGCCAAGGAAtgccagcagcagaaagcggtggtgggggtgaCGGCCGTGGCCCTGCTTCACCCGGCAACGCGGTCGCAGCTGGTGCCGGTGGGAAGCGGATGTCCGTCCTCAATGCAGTAacgagcagcaccgctgctggaaAAGCTGTCGGGCGCACGGACGGAAAggcgccggtggtggtgctctgTGCGAACAAAGTGGATGATACAGCGGTACCtggggcagctgcgccgcggccgcgggCCGTGAGTGAGGAGCAAGGGCGTGCCTGGGCACGTGAGCACGGCTGTGCCGCCTACTACGAGACGAGCGCCAGCACCGGGAAAAATGTAAAGGAGGCTATCGAGGACTTGGTGGTGCGGATGGTGGCCAAGTTCATGTGA
- a CDS encoding hypothetical protein (TriTrypDB/GeneDB-style sysID: LpmP.09.0860) encodes MNSYVKRYVGSDPTVQQLVGFKRPSERRLVIGCALTALAIYWAVYFSEEKERNRRHASIEKDIERERWRARELGLAAPTDDGFAERYAALQHKNTRLTSKS; translated from the coding sequence ATGAACTCATACGTAAAGCGCTACGTCGGGTCTGACCCAACGGTGCAGCAACTCGTTGGCTTCAAGCGACCAAGCGAAAGGCGCCTCGTGATCGGCTGCGCGCTCACTGCGCTGGCCATCTACTGGGCGGTGTACTTTagcgaggagaaggagcgcaaTCGCCGTCACGCGTCCATCGAGAAGGATATCGAGCGAGAGCGCTGGCGAGCGCGAGAGCTTGGCTTGGCGGCGCCGACTGATGATGGATTTGCTGAACGCTACGCGGCATTACAACACAAAAATACGCGCCTGACATCAAAGAGTTGA
- a CDS encoding hypothetical protein (TriTrypDB/GeneDB-style sysID: LpmP.09.0870), protein MYSFSLASNCKSPISDSTGLAPPAVAHRIRAPCELALHQRLPQQSNGANDNKDVVQVSNARFGWHPAHQHVPTSSLYTVDPPTEQPVRVHNLNSYMGLRDAADWSVEVQREREEKKRRALAQHEAAKLEEQRRRDAQEEEAKEEMRQRRLERLQKRAELREADSMADFQDRNTQFLQNQLWLIHLGNRVRQADAQHKAHARETLYKNSSNGSNSDVHHTSMSNGAGTRVRGQHATTQSTEISLRQAAQVTEEMYVRLSLAYRNEAHRSRAAAEILDPGELNVKRLSRPQAESSVGAFTLPTSALPQSQAATATSTPSHSPTASPAPATGMATAAAEPVPFRTAPPMFTHTSAENMGQYANAIPCTYIPEYFDPPSAAAVTSGKATAPPHAGEPRQHQQQRDIVMPLPLSPAPVSRDVSGTLQARHYPWALYSAAAVRESMLPAAPPREASLPVHQWGAAELRDSMFGHCVLPDGTMQDQCERKKLCAAHLSYTTLPHDNATATSNAAVASPVPLHFGKRMETWL, encoded by the coding sequence ATGTACTCCTTCAGCCTTGCTTCGAACTGCAAGAGCCCCATCTCCGACTCCACGGGATTGGCGCCACCGGCAGTAGCACACAGGATTCGAGCACCGTGCGAGCTGGCACTTCATCAGCGTCTGCCACAGCAGTCGAATGGGGCCAACGACAATAAAGACGTGGTGCAAGTGTCCAACGCGCGCTTTGGCTGGCACCCCGCGCATCAGCACGTGCCGACCTCGTCGCTCTACACTGTTGACCCGCCGACAGAGCAgccggtgcgtgtgcataACCTCAACTCCTATATGGGCCTGCGCGACGCCGCGGACTGGTCCGTTGAGGTgcagcgtgagagagaggaaaagaagcggCGAGCCCTCGCCCAGCACGAAGCCGCCAAGCTCGAAGAGCAACGGCGCCGTgatgcgcaggaggaggaggcaaaggaggagatgcggcagcgccggctgGAGCGACTGCAGAAGCGTGCAGAGCTGCGTGAGGCGGATTCGATGGCCGACTTCCAGGACCGCAACACGCAGTTTCTGCAGAACCAGCTTTGGCTGATCCACCTGGGGAACCGCGTCAGACAAGCGGATGCACAGCACaaggcgcacgcacgagaGACGCTCTACAAGAACAGCTCCAATGGTAGTAACTCAGACGTACACCATACCAGTATGAGCAACGGGGCCGGCACCAGGGTCAGGGGCCAGCACGCCACCACTCAGTCCACCGAGATTAGCCTGCGCCAAGCAGCGCAGGTGACTGAGGAAATGTACGTCCGCCTCAGCCTTGCCTACCGCAACGAGGCACATCGCtcgcgcgctgccgcggagATTCTCGATCCCGGCGAGCTCAACGTCAAGAGACTATCTCGGCCACAGGCTGAATCCTCCGTCGGTGCCTTTACATTGCCCACTTCAGCGTTGCCACAGTCGCaagccgccaccgctaccaGCACGCCGTCGCACAGCCCGACAGCATCGCCTGCGCCAGCCACGGGGatggcaacggcagcagcagaacccGTGCCCTTTcgcacagcgccacccatgTTTACCCACACATCGGCGGAGAACATGGGCCAATACGCCAACGCCATTCCGTGCACGTATATCCCTGAGTACTTCGACCCCccttccgccgccgctgtcaccTCTGGGAAGGCGACTGCTCCGCCCCACGCTGGCGAacctcggcagcaccagcagcagcgggacaTCGTGATGCCACTCCCCCTGTCTCCAGCGCCTGTCAGCCGCGACGTAAGCGGCACACTACAAGCGAGACACTACCCGTGGGCCCTctacagcgccgctgcggtgcgtgaGTCGATgctgccagcagcgccaccgcgagAAGCGTCACTGCCAGTCCATCAGTGGGGCGCAGCCGAGCTGCGCGACTCCATGTTCGGCCACTGCGTTCTGCCAGACGGTACGATGCAGGACCAGTGCGAGCGCAAGAAGCTGTGTGCGGCGCACCTCAGCTATACCACGCTGCCACACGACAACGCCACGGCGACGTCGAACGCTGCCGTGGCGTCGCCGGTGCCACTGCACTTCGGCAAGCGGATGGAGACATGGCTCTGA